A window of Leptolyngbya sp. FACHB-261 genomic DNA:
GTAAGTGTATACCGGATGCCCTTTTGATCGCCGTTCTAGCCGGTCAAACTAGCCGTCCCAGCTACAGCTACAGCAATTGAAGCGACTCTAGACGCAGCCAGTTCCCAGCGAGATTCAAGAACCCTTGCACTTGCACTGGCTGCCCCTCTTTACAGGTATTGAGCTGAGTATGAACCTCAGGCCACAGCGTCACTAACTGCACAGGAGCGGTCAGGTCTTGGCTCTCCAGCCAGATGCCGTCTGGACGCTGATGCACAATCCCCGTCCAAGTTTGGCTGTGCTGGCTAATGGGCACAGGGGCAGGTACAGGTTGGCAACAGGCATCGGCAGGATAGGTCTCAGGGGCATCTAGATACTGCCGCTGCCAGGTCAGCCAATCGGGGTGAGTGGGCGGTAGATCCAATAGGGGAACCAGGGCCACTGGTGCTTGAGGCTCAGTCACAAGCGCTTCTTGAAGCAACCGCACTGACAGATCACGCGGCTGACACTGCTGCTCGATACATAAGGCAGCAGCCATGCCCGCTGCCTGCCCAATGCCTAGCACGACCGGCTGTAAGCGAGTTGAACCGTTGGCAATGTGCGAAACCGAGATATTTTTCTCGCACACCAGCAAGCCGTCGATCCGTTCAGGCACCAAGGCTCGATAAGGAATCGCAAATGGCCAGCCTGTCCAACGCCCGCCCCAACGCAAGGAGCGGGACTTGAGCGGCAAGTCAAAGCCGGGATAGTGATGATCGTTAGGATAGTTGCCCAAGGCAATGGCATCGGTAGGCAGCTTAGGCGGTGGCAGAATATCGAGCTCGGTGATCGTGGTTAAGCCCACCAGCCGTCGACTTTCACGATAGTAAGGATGCAGCGCCAAGGCTCCGCTAGGAAAGGCATCAGTTGCTAGACCATAGCGCCGATCCAACTCAGTTTGCCCCAACTGAGTTTGAATGAAATGGGCAAACCCGAGGCTGTGGGCTTGCGCTTCTTGATTAAACACCCGACGCTCCTCTGGCGACCCCAGCAAGCGGTTGAGCCCCTCGCCGTAGTCATTGCCCTGGATCGGCCAGTTGATCATAAAGCGTCGCCCCGGCAAGCGGCCATAGTCCAGAAAACGTTCTGGCCCATGCGTTTGCCAGGCTTCGGCGTAAGGCTCTGGGTTATAGCCTGGAGGGGCTGGAATGGCAGGGGCTGGCTCAGCAAACTCCTGCAAGACCACAACCCAAGTGGGAGCCTGAACCGGGTAGCGCTGAGTAAGCTCGGAGGGTTCAAGCGGCGCACTGGGCTCGTTGTATTCCGCTCGCCATTCCCAACCCCAACGATGGGGCACCTCGCCCAAAGCCAGTAAATCTCCCAGTTCTGTACCATCCAGGGTAATTGCCGCCCGGATTTCGTGATTGGCGAAGCGCACCCCAACCACCTGCTTGTCCTCGCGCAGGACTGCTAGAGGCGTTTCGCCCTGAAGCCAGCGTAAGTTGGGCAGCGCTGCCAGCCAATCGGCAAAGATCTCAGCTCCTAACCGAGGCTCGTAAGTAAAGAAGCTAACCCAGGCATGGTCAAGTCCCTCAGGCTGGCGTTGCTCTAGCTCCCGTAGAAAAGCCCCCCACAGTCCGGTTTGCAGAGGCATCAGTTCATTGCCATCGGGAGCGGATACACCAGCCGCAGTCAACATGCCGCCAGCCCAGGCAAATTCACTCACCAACACGGTGTTAGCCCCCCGTCGAGCAGCTTGAAGGGCAGCCGCAGTGCCGCCTGTACCACCACCCACTACCAAGACATCGGCCCAGATTTGCTCCACGCTGAATTTCCTTACTGGCAATCTGCATACGGACGAGAGCCAGGGATGGCCCTGTAGGATTAAGGCTATATCTTCTCCGCCCTTCTCCTCAGCGAGGCAATGACCGTGTTCTATCTTCCTGACCCGCCTTATTTTTTGCTAGTAGCTGCGCTCGTTGCGGGTCTCGCTTCTGGTAAAGCCTTTGAGGCCACGCTCAGAGCTGGCATTCAGGAATGGGCTCGCAGTAAATCGAGCCGCAGTCTGGCAAACCTACGTAGCATTCGCCTGCTCCTGCCCTACATCGGCATCAATCTAGGTATCGTCGGTTTCTTGATTTGTGGTCTAGAAATTTTTGGTTTCACTTTCACCCTGGCCTGCGCTGTTGCCATTCCCCTCACGATTTTGATCGCCTTGCTCGTGTGGTACCAGCTGAATGTTCTGCTCACGCAGCTAGAGCAGGGCGGCTCTCGGGCGCTGGACTTAGACATGCTTGAGCCCTAAGTTCCAAACGCGGTGTTAAGTTCGGCATCCGCCTCTAGATAGAGAAACGCCCTAATCTCCGGACGGCTGCCAACGACCGCGATATCATTTGAGACAGGATGGCGCCCAAACGTTCCGAACTGGAACATTGCCACGACAAGTTTTACAGGTGAGCTATGAGTACGGCAGGTGGGACAGACGCATTCGGTCCGGCAGGCAGAGTCCAGGTCTCCCTGGATTTAGACCCTCAATTAGTCGCTGAACTGGCTGAGTTTAGCGATGACCCCTCACAGCTAGTTGAGCAGGCGCTGCGACAGTGGTTACGAAACCAATCGCAGACTGGGGGTGGCTTTGAGGGGGATCGCTCCCGCGAACTCCGCTCTAACCCACCCGTTCCCCTACGAGGGGAGTGGAACGATTAGTGGGGCTGAGGTCTTGTCCTCTACCCCCTTTGCAGACTAGATTCCCCATTCGCCCTAAACTCGTTGGGTGGGAAAAGGAAATCAAGCAACTGAGTCTGTGAAGCGTTCTACCTACTGGCAGCTCCTGGCATATCTTCGTCCACAGACTGCAACCATTGCTGTGGCGACGGTCTGCACTATTGGCTTTGTCCTCTCAATGCCACTGCTGGCTCATCTGGCTCAGCTGATTGCCGATTATGTGGGCCGTGGCGATGTACAGGGGATCAGCCGTCTAGTAGGAGTCACCGTGCTGGTGTTTCTGGTGCGGGGCTTGCTGCAATATGGGCAAGACTCGCTGATGGCACAGGCTGCCCTGCGCATTGGTATGGATGTGCGCAATCGGGTTTACGCCCATCTGCACACGCTCAATTTGGACTATTTTGAAACCTCGCGAACGGGCGACCTGTCCTACCGGCTAACGGAAGATGTGGACCGGATCGGCGAGGTGATCAATAAGTTCTTTCACCAGTTCGTGCCCTGTGTACTGCAACTGATCGCAGTTCTGGCCTACATGGTCTATTTGAACTGGCAGCTGACCTTGGCAACTTTGCTGGTGGCACCGGTGATCGGTCTGCTAATCGGTTGGTTTGGTAATCGCCTTCTGGCCTTGTCACGCCGCAGCCAGTCCCGAATTTCCGACCTCTCGTCCTTGCTCACCGAAGTGTTCTCTGGGGTGCGGTTGGTGCGAGCCTTTGCGGCAGAGGACTATGAGGTACGGCGCTTTAAATACCAGGCCGAGCGCAACCGGCGCGCTAAGTATTCCGCCGAACAGGTCAAGGCAATTCAGTACCCAGTCGTGGGTTTTTTGGAAGCGATGGGGGCCTTGCTGGTGTTTTGGTTGGGCAGTTGGCAAATTGCTCAGGGCAACCTGACCGGCAGTCAGTTTGTGGGCTTTATTGCAGGCATTGCCCTGCTGATGGATCCCATTAATCTTCTAACCAGCAACTTCAATGAACTTAAGCAGGCAGAAGCCTCAGCAGATCGGGTGATTGAGCTGCTTCAGGTTCAGCCCACTGTGACTGAGCAGCCCCAAGCTCCCGATCTGCCGCCGATTACTGGCAAGGTGGAATTCTGTCAGGTTGGCTTTAGCTATGCACTGGGTCAGCCCGTCTTAGAGAACCTGAGCTTGCGGGTGATGCCAGGCGAAGTGGTGGCGCTAGTCGGTTCCTCCGGCGCGGGCAAGAGCACCCTGGTCAATCTGCTCCTGCGTTTTTACGATCCTCAGGCCGGTCAGATCCTGATCGACGGCGTCGATGTCCGCAGCGTGACCCTACGTAGCCTGCGCCGTCAGATCGGTATCGTGCCCCAGGAAACAATCTTGTTCACCGGCACGATCGCGCAAAATATTGCCTTTGGTCAGGACAGCTTCGACCTGCAAAAAGTTCAGGAAGCAGCGCAGATCGCCAATGCTCACGACTTCATCTCAGCCTTGCCTCAGAGCTATGAGACTTGGGTGGGCGAACGGGGCGTTAACCTCTCCGGTGGCCAGCGTCAACGCCTCGCCATTGCTCGGGCGGTGCTCCTGGACCCGCGCATTCTGATCCTCGATGAGGCTACCTCCTCATTGGATGCAGAATCGGAGGCACTGGTGCAAGAAGCCTTGACCCGCCTAATGCCGGGACGAACTGTCTTGGTGATTGCCCATCGCCTAACCACAGTGCGCAACGCTGACCGCATTCTGGTACTGGAGCGGGGCCACGTGGTGGAATCTGGAAACCACGAAGAATTGATGGCTCAAGAGGGTCGTTACGCTCAGTTCCACGCCCGCCAGTTCCAGTTGTGATTTTGTATCGGCATTTAACAGTTTCACCCCGGAATTGGTATTCTAAACTACAAAATCGCCTCTGCTCTGTCTCTAGGATGAGTGGGTGCTGTGCGGGCCAGACAGCTTTAGATATCAGCTTGGTTCAGAGCTTGCAAGGCACGACCGGAAACTGTCGTCAACCCGCCACGCGCCAGAGATTAAGGAGAATTTCATGGCCCAGACCCCTCAAGAAATCTTGAGTCTGATTAAAGATCAAGGCATCAAAATCATTGATCTGAAGTTCATCGATACGCCAGGCACCTGGCAACACCTCTCGGTCTACTATGACCAGATCGATGAAAGTTCCTTCACCGATGGCGTGCCCTTTGACGGCTCCAGCATCCGAGGCTGGAAGGCAATCAATGAATCGGACATGTCGATGGTCCTGGACCCGACCACGGCCTGGATCGATCCCTTCATGGAAGAGCCAACCCTAAGCGTCATCTGCTCAATTATTGAGCCGCGCACGGGTGAGCCCTACAGCCGTTGCCCCCGCGTCATCGCCTCCAAGGCAGTCGATTACCTCAAGTCCACGGGCATTGGTGACACTGCCTTCGTTGGCCCGGAAGCTGAGTTTTTCATCTTTGATAACGTTCAGTTTGACCAGACTGAACACCAAGGCTTCTACATCGTCGACTCAGTGGAAGGCCGCTGGAATTCTGGGCGGGAAGAGCCAGGTGGCAACCTAGGTTACAAGCCTCGCTACAAGGAAGGCTACTTCCCCGTTGCGCCTACCGATTCTTCCCAGGACCTCCGCACCGAGATGCTCCTGACGATGGCTAAGTGTGGAGTGCCAATTGAAAAGCATCACCACGAAGTTGCTACCGGTGGTCAGTGCGAGCTAGGCTTCCGCTTTGCTGAGCTGATCAAGGCTGCCGACTACTTGATGACCTACAAGTACTGCATCAAGAACGTCGCCAAGCGCTATGGTAAGACGGTCACGTTCATGCCCAAGCCACTGTTTAACGACAACGGCTCCGGTATGCACACGCACCAGTCGATCTGGAAAGATGGTCAGCCGTTGTTCTTCCAGGAAGGCAATTACGCTGACCTGAGCGAGATGGCTCTCCACTACATCGGCGGCATTCTGCGGCACGCTCCCGCTCTACTGGCCTTCACCAACCCCACCACCAACTCCTACAAGCGTTTGGTGCCTGGGTTTGAAGCGCCAGTCAACCTAGCCTATTCTCAGGGCAACCGTTCGGCCTCGATCCGGATTCCCCTGTCTGGCAAGAGCCCTAAGGCTAAGCGCCTAGAGTTCCGTTGCCCCGACGCCACCGCCAATCCCTATCTGGCCTTTTCTGCCATGCTGATGGCAGGCCTAGATGGGATCAAGAACAAGATCCATCCGGGTGAGCCTCTGGACGTAGACATCTACGACCTGACCCCCGAGGAACTGGCCAAGGTGCCCTCCACTCCTGGCTCTCTACTAGATGCGTTGGAGGCTCTACGGGCCGACCACGAATTCCTGCTCCAGGGCAACGTCTTCACCGAGGACTTCATTAACACCTGGATCGAGTACAAGCTCGACAACGAGGTGAACCCGATGCGTCTGCGTCCTCACCCCTACGAGTTCGCTCTGTACTACGACTGCTAATAGTACGACGCTAATCCGACTGCCAGTCGGTCGTCCTGCGTTTCAGTTTGGTTCTGTGCTTACAATCTCTGCCCCTGGGATCAGGGGCAGTTTTTTGATCTCTGATTCTTTAATCTCTGAGTGGCACTTCAATCCGTCTTTAAGCTGGTAGGTAACTCAACCTCAGGGTCTGAGTGTTTAGAGTGAGTATCTACCTGCATCTACTTCAGGAAAGAGCAAGGGAAAAGCATGTCGATTATTGTGGCTGAGGGCTTGCGCAAAGCCTATTCCATTGCAGTCAAGGAACCAGGTTTAGCAGGTACCCTCTCCTATTTTCTGCGCCGTCAGTACCAACAAGTCGAGGCCGTGAAGGGAGTCTCGTTTCAGATCGAACCAGGCGAGGTTGTAGGCTTTTTGGGTCCCAATGGCGCGGGCAAAACCACCACGCTGAAGATGCTGACCGGCTTGATTTATCCCTCCGGTGGGCGAGTGAAGGTGGCTGGGCATGTGCCTTTCCAGCGTCGAGCTGCGTTTCTGCAAAAGATCACGCTGGTCATGGGACAGAAGCAGCAACTGATCTGGGATCTGCCCGCTCTTGACTCTCTAAAAATCAATGCTGCCGTTTACGGCATTCCCGACTCAGACTTCCGGCGGCGGGTGGGAGAATTGGTCGAAATGCTGAGCCTAGCGGGTAAGCTCAACCAGCCTGTGCGCAAGCTCTCCCTAGGCGAACGCATGAAGGCTGAACTGCTGGCTGCCCTGCTACACCAGCCCTCAGTGTTGTTTCTAGACGAGCCCACGTTGGGGCTGGATGTCAACGCTCAAGTGAGTGTGCGCGATTTCTTACGCGAGTATAACCAGCGCTACGGCGCTACAGTTCTACTAACCAGCCACTACATGGCTGACATTACAGCGCTGTGTCAGCGCGTGATGCTGATCCACGAAGGACGGCTGATCTATGACGGTAGCTTGGAGAGCCTGTTCAACCGCTTTGCTCCCTACCGCGAGGTTCAGCTTGAGCTGGCCCAGCCTATGGCCAAAGCCGATCTCTTAACCTACGGAGACCTGGAATCCGTCGAGGGGCGTTCGGTGCGCTTCTGTATCAAGCGAGATTTATTAACACGCACGCTCTCTCGGATTCTGGCTGAGTTAGAGGTATTGGACCTGACCGTAACGGATCCACCGATTGAAGAGGTGATCGGACGGGTATTTCGGACGGGGGTGGCATCATGAGGAGCTTTTGGCGCAGGGCACGGGTCTTGAGTACGGTCTATTACGCCTACATGACCGAGTACCGAGCAGAACTCCTGTTGTGGGTGCTGTCTGGGGTGCTGCCCTTCATCTTGATGGGGGTCTGGATGGAGGCCGCCCAAGGCGGACGCTTCGGCCTAGGCCCACTAGACTTTGCTCGCTATTTCCTGGCTGCCTTTGTAGCACGGCAGTTCTCGGTGGTTTGGGTAGTTTGGGAATTTGAGCGGGAAGTAGTGGAGGGCCGCCTGTCGCCTCGCCTACTGCAACCGATGGATCCGGCTTGGCACCACTTCGTGTCTCACTTCGCCGAACGCTTCGCGCGCTTGCCTTTCGCGATCATCCTGGTCGGCTTCTTTTTTGTGCTTTACCCTCAAGCCATCTGGCTACCCAGTTTGAGCGGCTTTCTGCTCTTTTGCTTGGCAGTGAGTTTGGCATTCACTATGCGCTTCATCATGCAGTACACCATGGCGATGTTCGCCTTTTGGACAGAGCGCGCTAGTGCTATCGAAGAATTTTGGTTTCTAATGTATTTATTTCTCTCGGGCTTAATTGCACCGTTAGAGATTTTCCCCCAAGCTGTGCGCAATGTCATTCAATGGACACCCTTCCCTTACCTGATTAACTTTCCCGCTTCTTTGCTAGTTGGTTTACCTGTGAATGTTGGTCAGGGATTGCTTGTTATGTTGGCGTGGACGGGCGTATTTTTCGTGCTCAATCGCTGGCTATGGCGACAGGGTTTAAAGCATTACTCTGGCATGGGCGCTTAGCCTTTGGGGAGAGATTTTAGGTTCTTTTGGCTTCTCGCTGTGAATCAAAAGCGCATTAACAAAGTCGCTAGATGACCGTTTGATTCGTTCCTTAGAAGCTAAAAACGCCCTTAAATCCAACTCAGTAATTCAACATTTTTAATTCCAAACTTTTACTGTACGAGTTCTGTTAATGAGACGTCACCTGCGCATTCTCCGGCTATTTTGGGCCACTGCCCTAGCAGCGGAACTTGAATACCGAGCGAACTTCATCTTCGCAGCTCTTAGCAGTTTAGGTAACCTGATCGGTAGCCTGTTTGCTCTGTCTTTGTTTTATCGCAATGGCTACACCTTCTCAGGCTGGTCTTGGCAAGAAGCACTAGTGGTACTGGGAATTTTCACTACGCTTCAGGGCTTCGCAGATACTTTTCTGGCCCCAAACTTGAGCCGAATTGTCAAGCACGTGCAGCAGGGCACCCTCGACTTCATCCTGCTCAAACCGCTCAATAGCCAGTTCTGGCTCTCAACCCACACCCTCTCTCCCTGGGGTCTGCCAGATCTATTTTTTGGCATTGTCATGATTGGTTACGCCGGAACCCAGCTCAGCCTAGCGCCTCAAGCATATTTGTTAAGCGCTGTGCCGCTGCTATTCGGCCTGATCAGTCTTTACAGCCTGTGGTTCATGCTGGGCGCAACCAGCATCTGGTTCGTCAAAATCTATAACGTCACCGAAGTCTTGCGTGGCTTACTAGAGGCGGGACGCTTCCCTATGGTGGCCTATCCTACGGCGTACCGCTTCTTTTTTACCTTTGTAATTCCCGTGGCTTTTTTAACCACAATTCCAGCAGAGGCTATGTTGGGGCGCTCTGAAGCAGGTTGGATCATTGGCGCTAGCCTACTCGCTCTGGGGTTATTTCTAGCCTCAGCTTGGTTCTGGCAATTTGCTCTACGCTTTTATACCAGCGCTTCCAGTTAGGGTTGCTGTTGGCAGAATGGGCACTAGCTCAACTGTCGCTGCTCTCCTGAGTGGCCGACAAAAACTTTGGCACCCACTCAGAGCGCTCGATCGGCAGTTCAGCATGGCTAGGCTCAATGCTAGGCAGTTCCAGATTGGTGATAGTGGTTGATGCCGAGGGAACCACTTCTGTTGTCGCTTTCTCGCCAGCAGCCACTCGTGTCAGCAACGCCTCGTACCGGCTCAGAGCCTGCTCAAAAGAGTAGGTATTGACCGCAAATTCGCGCCCCTCACGAGCTAGCTCGGCCAACCGCATGGGGTTATTTTGCAGCAACAACACCGCTTCAGCCAGAGCAGCGGGATCTTCTGGCGGGATCACGATGCCGCCCCGGCTGCGCCGCACGGCCCGTGCAGCCTCGCCCATCAAAGGCACCGAGGCAATAATCGCCCGCCCGCTTGCCAGGAGAACCTGAGTTTTGGAGGGCATGTTGAAAGATACGACATTACGCTTTTGCACAATCAAGCCAACATCTGCAGCGGCTAACATCTCTGGCAGCTGCTCTCGTGGCTGGAAGGGTAAAAGCAGTACATTCTCTGCCTTAAATTCCTCGCAGAGGCGCTGAAGCTCCGCGAGAGCTTTGCCCTCGCCCACAATTACAAAAGCGATCTCTGGTTTGTGGGTGAGACGAGCGGCTGCTCGGATAACTGTCTTCAAGCCCTGAGTTAGAGCAATGTTCCCGGAATACATCACTACAAACTTGTTCTCCAAGTTGTAGGTTTGCCGGAAACGGCTCTCTTCTTGAGGCAGCGGACGGATGAAGTTAACGTCAACCCAGTTGGGGATAAGCGTGATCTTTTGTTCGGGTACCTGCTTACCGATCAGGTTGTCTACAAAGCCTTCAGAGATCACACTGACAGCTGTAGCAGAGCGGTAGGCGAAGCGCTCCAACGCCTCAAAAACTCGGATCATCGTCTTATTGGTCAGCAGACCCACCTGAACTGCTGCCTCTGGCAGAATATCTTGTAGGCTAAGTACCACTGGAGCCCGGTAGAGCCAGCTCAACAGCGTTGCAGGAACACAGACCGGTAGGGGAGGTACTGTGGTCAAGATGACATCAGGACGCCAGCCATTAAGAGCCTGAATAAAGCTAGTAACTACAAAACTGCCATCTAACAGCAGTCGATCTACCAGACTGGGTCGAGGTTTCACCCAGACGAAGCAGCGTTGAACCTTGACTCC
This region includes:
- a CDS encoding ATP-binding cassette domain-containing protein; amino-acid sequence: MSIIVAEGLRKAYSIAVKEPGLAGTLSYFLRRQYQQVEAVKGVSFQIEPGEVVGFLGPNGAGKTTTLKMLTGLIYPSGGRVKVAGHVPFQRRAAFLQKITLVMGQKQQLIWDLPALDSLKINAAVYGIPDSDFRRRVGELVEMLSLAGKLNQPVRKLSLGERMKAELLAALLHQPSVLFLDEPTLGLDVNAQVSVRDFLREYNQRYGATVLLTSHYMADITALCQRVMLIHEGRLIYDGSLESLFNRFAPYREVQLELAQPMAKADLLTYGDLESVEGRSVRFCIKRDLLTRTLSRILAELEVLDLTVTDPPIEEVIGRVFRTGVAS
- a CDS encoding glycosyltransferase family 4 protein — protein: MRILIYSYNYHPEPIGIAPLMTELAEGLVKRGHEVRVITAMPNYPERRIYEDYRGKLFSTTQQNGVKVQRCFVWVKPRPSLVDRLLLDGSFVVTSFIQALNGWRPDVILTTVPPLPVCVPATLLSWLYRAPVVLSLQDILPEAAVQVGLLTNKTMIRVFEALERFAYRSATAVSVISEGFVDNLIGKQVPEQKITLIPNWVDVNFIRPLPQEESRFRQTYNLENKFVVMYSGNIALTQGLKTVIRAAARLTHKPEIAFVIVGEGKALAELQRLCEEFKAENVLLLPFQPREQLPEMLAAADVGLIVQKRNVVSFNMPSKTQVLLASGRAIIASVPLMGEAARAVRRSRGGIVIPPEDPAALAEAVLLLQNNPMRLAELAREGREFAVNTYSFEQALSRYEALLTRVAAGEKATTEVVPSASTTITNLELPSIEPSHAELPIERSEWVPKFLSATQESSDS
- a CDS encoding ABC transporter permease translates to MRRHLRILRLFWATALAAELEYRANFIFAALSSLGNLIGSLFALSLFYRNGYTFSGWSWQEALVVLGIFTTLQGFADTFLAPNLSRIVKHVQQGTLDFILLKPLNSQFWLSTHTLSPWGLPDLFFGIVMIGYAGTQLSLAPQAYLLSAVPLLFGLISLYSLWFMLGATSIWFVKIYNVTEVLRGLLEAGRFPMVAYPTAYRFFFTFVIPVAFLTTIPAEAMLGRSEAGWIIGASLLALGLFLASAWFWQFALRFYTSASS
- the glnA gene encoding type I glutamate--ammonia ligase; this encodes MAQTPQEILSLIKDQGIKIIDLKFIDTPGTWQHLSVYYDQIDESSFTDGVPFDGSSIRGWKAINESDMSMVLDPTTAWIDPFMEEPTLSVICSIIEPRTGEPYSRCPRVIASKAVDYLKSTGIGDTAFVGPEAEFFIFDNVQFDQTEHQGFYIVDSVEGRWNSGREEPGGNLGYKPRYKEGYFPVAPTDSSQDLRTEMLLTMAKCGVPIEKHHHEVATGGQCELGFRFAELIKAADYLMTYKYCIKNVAKRYGKTVTFMPKPLFNDNGSGMHTHQSIWKDGQPLFFQEGNYADLSEMALHYIGGILRHAPALLAFTNPTTNSYKRLVPGFEAPVNLAYSQGNRSASIRIPLSGKSPKAKRLEFRCPDATANPYLAFSAMLMAGLDGIKNKIHPGEPLDVDIYDLTPEELAKVPSTPGSLLDALEALRADHEFLLQGNVFTEDFINTWIEYKLDNEVNPMRLRPHPYEFALYYDC
- a CDS encoding ABC-2 family transporter protein, whose protein sequence is MRSFWRRARVLSTVYYAYMTEYRAELLLWVLSGVLPFILMGVWMEAAQGGRFGLGPLDFARYFLAAFVARQFSVVWVVWEFEREVVEGRLSPRLLQPMDPAWHHFVSHFAERFARLPFAIILVGFFFVLYPQAIWLPSLSGFLLFCLAVSLAFTMRFIMQYTMAMFAFWTERASAIEEFWFLMYLFLSGLIAPLEIFPQAVRNVIQWTPFPYLINFPASLLVGLPVNVGQGLLVMLAWTGVFFVLNRWLWRQGLKHYSGMGA
- a CDS encoding FAD-dependent oxidoreductase, producing MEQIWADVLVVGGGTGGTAAALQAARRGANTVLVSEFAWAGGMLTAAGVSAPDGNELMPLQTGLWGAFLRELEQRQPEGLDHAWVSFFTYEPRLGAEIFADWLAALPNLRWLQGETPLAVLREDKQVVGVRFANHEIRAAITLDGTELGDLLALGEVPHRWGWEWRAEYNEPSAPLEPSELTQRYPVQAPTWVVVLQEFAEPAPAIPAPPGYNPEPYAEAWQTHGPERFLDYGRLPGRRFMINWPIQGNDYGEGLNRLLGSPEERRVFNQEAQAHSLGFAHFIQTQLGQTELDRRYGLATDAFPSGALALHPYYRESRRLVGLTTITELDILPPPKLPTDAIALGNYPNDHHYPGFDLPLKSRSLRWGGRWTGWPFAIPYRALVPERIDGLLVCEKNISVSHIANGSTRLQPVVLGIGQAAGMAAALCIEQQCQPRDLSVRLLQEALVTEPQAPVALVPLLDLPPTHPDWLTWQRQYLDAPETYPADACCQPVPAPVPISQHSQTWTGIVHQRPDGIWLESQDLTAPVQLVTLWPEVHTQLNTCKEGQPVQVQGFLNLAGNWLRLESLQLL
- a CDS encoding ABC transporter transmembrane domain-containing protein, encoding MKRSTYWQLLAYLRPQTATIAVATVCTIGFVLSMPLLAHLAQLIADYVGRGDVQGISRLVGVTVLVFLVRGLLQYGQDSLMAQAALRIGMDVRNRVYAHLHTLNLDYFETSRTGDLSYRLTEDVDRIGEVINKFFHQFVPCVLQLIAVLAYMVYLNWQLTLATLLVAPVIGLLIGWFGNRLLALSRRSQSRISDLSSLLTEVFSGVRLVRAFAAEDYEVRRFKYQAERNRRAKYSAEQVKAIQYPVVGFLEAMGALLVFWLGSWQIAQGNLTGSQFVGFIAGIALLMDPINLLTSNFNELKQAEASADRVIELLQVQPTVTEQPQAPDLPPITGKVEFCQVGFSYALGQPVLENLSLRVMPGEVVALVGSSGAGKSTLVNLLLRFYDPQAGQILIDGVDVRSVTLRSLRRQIGIVPQETILFTGTIAQNIAFGQDSFDLQKVQEAAQIANAHDFISALPQSYETWVGERGVNLSGGQRQRLAIARAVLLDPRILILDEATSSLDAESEALVQEALTRLMPGRTVLVIAHRLTTVRNADRILVLERGHVVESGNHEELMAQEGRYAQFHARQFQL